One Alteromonas sp. KC3 DNA segment encodes these proteins:
- a CDS encoding pilus assembly protein PilP produces the protein MRYLTALLALFLATGCSPKLDDLQAYTQSVKDRTTPQIEPYPEFETHPPFTYSAGALRSPFEQPRRNTAPVSKPRVENCYQPDFQRAKEALEAYGVDALSLSGNFEVKGVQWALIRSNDGVLHKAKVGSRIGLFYGKITQIGSDSITIEQSLPDGAGCWQRKTTTMTTASKAGE, from the coding sequence ATGCGTTATCTTACAGCTCTCTTAGCCTTATTTTTGGCAACAGGATGTTCACCAAAGCTTGACGATCTGCAAGCATATACACAAAGTGTAAAAGATAGGACAACACCACAAATTGAACCCTATCCTGAGTTCGAAACGCATCCGCCATTCACTTATAGTGCAGGCGCGCTTCGTAGCCCCTTTGAACAACCTCGTCGAAATACCGCCCCGGTAAGCAAGCCTCGTGTAGAAAATTGCTACCAACCTGACTTTCAACGAGCAAAAGAAGCACTTGAAGCATATGGCGTAGATGCACTTTCACTTTCAGGAAATTTTGAGGTTAAAGGCGTGCAATGGGCCTTGATTAGAAGTAACGATGGCGTGTTGCATAAAGCCAAAGTAGGAAGCCGTATCGGCTTGTTTTATGGAAAAATTACGCAAATTGGCAGTGATTCAATTACTATTGAACAGTCATTACCAGATGGTGCCGGCTGCTGGCAAAGGAAAACAACAACAATGACTACAGCATCAAAGGCGGGAGAGTAA
- a CDS encoding PilN domain-containing protein encodes MAHVNLLPWREKQRQHQKQQYLGALFAVAAIVGLIFWFIGQAIDQQISNQNSRNNYLEQEIAILDEQIAQIKKVKDSKNAIEQRMALIEQLQASRNVAPIVFDELVKLVPSGVAFESMTRTGNRIEIEGTSDSNNRLSDFMRGLDNSKIFVAAELSTIKSDSSAARAMSSFTLTFLINPNIAPLESSQNGAQ; translated from the coding sequence ATGGCACATGTAAACCTTCTACCTTGGCGCGAAAAGCAGCGTCAGCATCAAAAACAACAATACCTAGGCGCTTTATTTGCTGTTGCCGCTATCGTTGGACTTATATTCTGGTTTATCGGTCAAGCTATCGATCAACAGATTAGCAATCAAAATTCACGCAACAATTATTTAGAACAAGAAATTGCCATACTCGACGAGCAAATTGCACAAATTAAAAAGGTCAAAGACAGTAAGAATGCCATAGAGCAACGCATGGCACTTATTGAGCAACTTCAGGCTAGCCGTAATGTTGCACCTATTGTATTTGATGAACTCGTTAAACTTGTGCCATCTGGTGTTGCGTTTGAGTCAATGACTCGAACGGGTAACAGGATAGAGATTGAAGGCACAAGTGATTCAAATAACCGCCTTTCAGATTTTATGCGCGGCTTAGATAATTCGAAAATTTTCGTTGCCGCAGAGCTTTCTACAATCAAATCAGACAGTAGTGCTGCACGCGCTATGAGTAGTTTTACGCTAACATTTCTGATTAACCCCAATATTGCTCCTCTTGAAAGCAGTCAAAATGGAGCGCAGTAA
- a CDS encoding DUF4382 domain-containing protein has protein sequence MKNMKKKSIKALFQSNRIRQNMRRSFSTSLVIAALATLTACGGSGGDDSNDTTPPDTQPTTTTFSLAVSDAPVDNASEVVVYFDEVELIGNGEPISFSVTDENNDPRSIDLLSLPGAQFEVIVEDTAIPVGEYNQLRLSVTDDSYIVMDEGTFPIRVPSGELKLDGFTAQPNFDAAYTVEFDLRKSLVDPVGQQVIMLKPRGVRLALNDDVGTLEGTVDSALVMDEKCATKTDMFAGNAVYVYQGEQTLIDTLGDDADEGVDDTEVRPFTVVPVTYDDQNETFNFTAGFVPQGEYTVSFSCAALFDEPETDEDEEDGFFIQSSDVVSVTAGDVTTVNIE, from the coding sequence ATGAAAAATATGAAAAAGAAAAGTATTAAAGCGCTGTTTCAATCAAATCGCATTCGTCAAAATATGAGGCGCTCATTCTCTACTTCCCTAGTCATTGCGGCACTTGCCACATTAACAGCGTGTGGTGGGTCAGGCGGCGATGATAGCAACGACACAACACCTCCAGATACTCAGCCTACGACCACCACATTTTCACTGGCTGTCTCTGATGCTCCTGTAGACAACGCTAGCGAAGTTGTTGTGTATTTTGATGAGGTAGAACTTATCGGAAACGGAGAGCCCATTAGTTTTTCGGTTACTGATGAAAATAATGACCCGAGAAGCATTGATCTATTGAGCCTTCCTGGCGCTCAATTTGAAGTCATCGTCGAAGACACGGCGATCCCCGTTGGTGAATACAACCAACTACGCCTAAGTGTGACAGACGATTCTTATATTGTAATGGACGAGGGAACATTCCCAATCCGTGTACCTAGCGGCGAATTAAAGTTAGACGGTTTTACCGCCCAACCAAATTTCGACGCGGCCTATACCGTTGAATTTGATTTGAGAAAAAGTCTTGTCGACCCGGTAGGCCAGCAAGTCATTATGTTAAAGCCAAGGGGTGTACGCTTAGCCCTTAATGACGACGTTGGTACGTTAGAAGGGACAGTAGACAGCGCACTTGTAATGGACGAAAAATGTGCGACTAAAACAGATATGTTTGCAGGAAATGCAGTTTATGTATACCAAGGTGAACAAACGCTTATCGACACGTTAGGTGATGATGCTGACGAGGGTGTAGACGACACCGAAGTAAGGCCATTTACAGTGGTTCCTGTCACTTATGACGACCAAAACGAAACATTCAATTTCACAGCAGGTTTTGTACCGCAGGGTGAGTACACAGTGAGCTTTTCGTGTGCCGCCTTATTCGATGAACCAGAAACCGACGAGGATGAAGAAGATGGGTTCTTCATACAATCTTCTGATGTAGTGTCGGTTACAGCCGGTGATGTTACTACCGTAAATATCGAATAG
- a CDS encoding type 4a pilus biogenesis protein PilO: MKFDVEKLKELNELDFEQIAIWPQEIRIVVGAFVAIIVGALSYYMLISPKLPTLDAAELKEQELKLQFEAKYRIAANLEAYQEQLAQIKKDFSSMLKSLPTSNETPGLLDDITYVGTSSGLTFELLNWQQEVPKEFYTELPIEMEVSGGYHNFGEFVSKVADLPRIVTLHDFDITRGTDGLSLKLQAKTYRSENSSEIEGEVK; encoded by the coding sequence ATGAAATTTGACGTAGAAAAACTTAAAGAACTCAACGAACTCGATTTCGAGCAAATTGCTATATGGCCGCAAGAAATTCGTATTGTTGTAGGCGCGTTCGTGGCTATTATCGTAGGCGCATTAAGCTATTACATGCTGATTAGCCCTAAGCTTCCCACGCTGGACGCTGCTGAATTAAAAGAGCAAGAACTTAAACTGCAGTTTGAAGCTAAGTATCGTATTGCGGCTAACTTAGAAGCCTATCAAGAACAGCTTGCTCAAATTAAGAAAGACTTTTCATCTATGCTGAAAAGCCTCCCCACCAGCAATGAAACCCCGGGCTTACTCGACGATATTACCTATGTGGGTACGTCATCGGGACTAACATTTGAGCTATTGAACTGGCAACAGGAAGTACCGAAAGAGTTTTACACTGAACTACCCATAGAGATGGAAGTGAGTGGCGGTTATCACAACTTTGGTGAGTTTGTGTCCAAAGTGGCTGACTTACCTCGTATTGTGACTCTGCACGATTTTGATATTACGCGCGGCACTGACGGGCTTTCATTGAAACTTCAGGCAAAAACTTATCGTTCTGAAAACTCGTCAGAAATTGAGGGAGAGGTAAAATAA
- a CDS encoding penicillin-binding protein 1A has protein sequence MKYIKPLILFVFLSGLLGCAALVGIYFYIKPDLPSVTVLKDVRLQTPMQIYTKDGKLISQYGVKRRIPVKLEEVPQELINAILATEDSRFYEHHGIDPIGIVRAAVSLVLTGEKRQGASTLTMQLARGFFLTREKTYIRKVKEIFIALHMEQELSKEEILELYLNKIELGHRAFGFGAASQVYYGKPLNELNLAQMATIAGLPKAPSVLNPISGPERSVERRKVVLLRMLDEQYITKAQFDEAASAPVTARKHGAEIEVDAPYLADTIYNEMVEIYGKEEAETGGYQVYATANSDIQIAAQNAVVRNLHDYDERHGYKGPLGYLWNIPTPESQDEVIPALSLSMDISSRTNRSEWDETSLLEVLSEIPHIKPLMPAVVMSVGEQSIDVLSVDGESRTITWDGLDWAREYITDFRQGSDPKTASDITQEGAVIYIREQEGQWRISQLPEVSGAFVALNPQNGAVEAVVGGYSFYQSQFNRATQAKRQVGSNIKPFVYSAAINSGYTLASIINDAPINQWNAATGVAWRPQNSPAEYDGPIRMRKALGKSKNVVSVRLLRGVGLRETTDYLTRFGFDAEDIPFDETVSLGSGSHTPLEVVRGMAVIANGGYLVNPHFISKVLDESGQELWRANPVWACNRCENESEPEIVPESDEADIEALLAAELNQDVLIGDALVDESEEKVIAPQVITAQNAFLVGEMMRTAVRANGNWNKKTYWLGTGWRSRNILQRTDIAGKTGTTNDSRDTWFSGFHKDIVATAWVGFDNMGRQLGRATRNQNLINKDPEKFNWIGNALIGTEDGAKAAGPAWIRFMQYALKDKPHTPMPVPENIVRVRIDRTSGKLTRRTDHTTLFEYFLQGTEPTTYVRDDEVIDPATQDTTTAPEPEEIF, from the coding sequence GTGAAGTACATCAAACCGCTTATTTTATTCGTTTTTCTATCAGGCCTTTTAGGTTGTGCGGCACTGGTAGGTATTTACTTTTATATCAAACCAGACCTGCCTAGCGTCACTGTACTTAAGGATGTACGCCTGCAAACGCCCATGCAGATATACACCAAAGACGGAAAACTTATTTCGCAATATGGAGTTAAACGGCGGATCCCCGTAAAACTTGAGGAAGTACCTCAAGAATTGATCAACGCGATACTCGCCACCGAAGACAGTCGTTTTTACGAACATCACGGAATTGACCCCATAGGTATTGTGCGTGCAGCAGTAAGTTTAGTACTAACTGGGGAAAAGCGTCAGGGCGCAAGTACACTTACCATGCAGCTTGCACGTGGTTTCTTCCTTACGCGTGAGAAAACCTACATTCGAAAAGTAAAAGAAATCTTTATCGCTTTGCATATGGAGCAAGAGCTGTCAAAAGAAGAGATCCTTGAACTTTACCTCAATAAAATCGAGCTGGGGCATCGCGCGTTTGGCTTTGGTGCTGCCTCGCAGGTGTACTACGGAAAACCTCTTAACGAGCTTAACTTAGCGCAAATGGCGACTATAGCCGGACTGCCCAAAGCGCCCTCTGTGCTGAATCCCATTAGTGGGCCAGAACGCTCTGTAGAGCGGCGTAAGGTCGTGCTGCTTAGAATGCTCGATGAGCAGTACATCACCAAAGCACAGTTTGATGAAGCTGCTAGTGCACCTGTTACTGCGCGTAAACACGGCGCTGAAATTGAAGTTGACGCGCCTTACTTGGCGGATACGATTTACAATGAAATGGTGGAAATTTACGGCAAAGAAGAAGCAGAAACCGGTGGCTATCAAGTGTATGCAACCGCTAATTCAGATATTCAAATTGCTGCCCAGAATGCCGTGGTACGTAACCTTCATGACTACGATGAACGCCATGGTTATAAAGGTCCTCTTGGTTACCTTTGGAATATACCCACCCCTGAAAGTCAAGATGAGGTTATTCCCGCGCTGTCGTTGAGTATGGATATTAGTAGTCGAACAAATCGCAGTGAATGGGATGAAACGTCGCTACTTGAAGTACTCAGTGAAATTCCACACATTAAGCCGTTGATGCCAGCTGTGGTAATGTCGGTAGGTGAGCAATCAATTGATGTACTTTCTGTTGACGGCGAGTCGCGTACGATTACATGGGACGGTTTAGATTGGGCCCGTGAATACATTACCGATTTCCGTCAAGGGAGTGACCCGAAAACTGCATCTGACATTACCCAAGAAGGGGCGGTCATCTATATTCGCGAACAGGAAGGACAGTGGCGTATTTCTCAACTTCCTGAAGTGAGTGGGGCATTTGTTGCCTTAAATCCGCAAAATGGTGCTGTTGAAGCTGTAGTAGGTGGCTACAGTTTTTATCAAAGCCAGTTCAATCGTGCCACCCAAGCTAAACGTCAAGTGGGTTCAAACATAAAGCCTTTTGTGTATTCGGCGGCGATCAACAGCGGATATACTCTGGCCTCAATTATTAACGATGCACCAATAAACCAGTGGAATGCGGCAACTGGCGTAGCGTGGCGCCCACAAAATTCTCCAGCAGAATACGATGGCCCAATTCGGATGCGTAAAGCGTTAGGTAAATCGAAGAACGTGGTGTCGGTAAGATTACTTCGTGGCGTTGGTCTGCGTGAAACTACCGATTATCTTACTCGCTTTGGATTTGATGCCGAAGATATACCCTTTGATGAAACGGTTTCGTTAGGGTCGGGATCACACACTCCGCTAGAGGTGGTGCGAGGGATGGCGGTCATCGCAAACGGTGGCTATTTAGTTAATCCGCACTTCATCAGCAAGGTACTTGATGAAAGCGGTCAGGAACTATGGCGAGCGAATCCAGTTTGGGCATGTAATCGTTGCGAAAATGAAAGCGAGCCTGAAATAGTACCGGAAAGTGATGAAGCTGATATTGAAGCGCTGCTAGCTGCTGAACTCAATCAAGATGTGTTAATAGGCGATGCACTTGTGGATGAGAGCGAGGAAAAAGTTATCGCACCTCAGGTCATAACGGCGCAGAACGCCTTCTTAGTCGGTGAGATGATGCGAACTGCGGTAAGAGCCAACGGAAACTGGAATAAAAAAACCTATTGGCTTGGCACTGGATGGCGTTCTCGAAACATATTACAGCGTACAGATATTGCAGGTAAAACAGGTACTACCAACGACTCTCGCGATACGTGGTTTAGTGGCTTTCATAAAGATATCGTTGCTACAGCATGGGTTGGGTTTGACAACATGGGGCGTCAGTTAGGAAGAGCGACACGTAATCAGAATCTCATTAATAAAGATCCTGAAAAATTCAACTGGATTGGTAATGCGCTCATTGGTACCGAGGACGGTGCGAAAGCCGCGGGCCCTGCGTGGATAAGATTTATGCAATATGCATTGAAAGATAAACCTCATACGCCTATGCCCGTACCTGAAAATATTGTGCGGGTTCGCATTGATCGTACCAGTGGAAAGTTGACCAGAAGAACAGACCATACGACACTATTTGAATATTTCCTGCAAGGCACCGAGCCAACCACTTACGTTCGTGACGATGAAGTGATTGATCCGGCCACACAGGATACGACTACTGCGCCAGAGCCAGAAGAGATATTCTAA
- the pilM gene encoding type IV pilus assembly protein PilM, whose protein sequence is MKSLFNKKLPPIVGLDIGTRQIKAVWLEQSKDGYVLQGYACEPITKVAFSERDIKDYESISIALKKVRKALKTKLKLANVAVAGTSVISKIVYMDPDQSDYELENQIEIEADSLIPYPLEEVYLDFEEIGPSATHSGKVNVLLTAAHKDLVDSRLLLAREANFEPKIVDMENYAIGNALEYFHQVDAPEQPLCCVNVGASLLQICVIKDGNVVYTKEHAFGLNHLINDISAIHMMEREEAERQLLDGTLAGNWIEDTLPIFAANLQQNINRALQMYMSTLHAERPTSILLSGGAATIEPLVDILNQDLGLEVNCFNPFSGMTINPKLDTERLHKIAPQLAIAAGLASRSFTQWHM, encoded by the coding sequence ATGAAATCGCTGTTTAACAAAAAGCTGCCGCCCATTGTGGGCTTAGATATAGGCACGCGTCAAATAAAAGCGGTGTGGCTTGAACAATCTAAAGATGGGTATGTACTGCAAGGCTATGCATGTGAACCTATCACTAAAGTTGCTTTTTCTGAACGCGACATCAAAGACTACGAGTCTATCAGTATTGCACTTAAGAAAGTAAGAAAAGCACTTAAGACAAAGCTGAAGCTTGCGAACGTAGCTGTGGCAGGCACGTCTGTGATCAGCAAGATTGTGTATATGGATCCAGACCAAAGTGATTATGAGCTCGAAAACCAAATTGAAATTGAAGCTGACAGTCTTATTCCTTACCCGCTAGAAGAAGTTTATCTAGATTTTGAAGAAATTGGTCCAAGCGCAACCCATTCAGGCAAAGTAAACGTGTTGCTCACCGCAGCGCACAAAGACTTAGTGGATAGTCGATTACTGCTTGCGCGAGAAGCGAATTTTGAACCTAAGATCGTCGATATGGAAAACTACGCCATTGGCAACGCATTAGAATACTTTCACCAAGTCGACGCGCCAGAACAACCGCTTTGTTGTGTAAATGTTGGCGCATCACTGCTACAGATTTGCGTGATAAAAGATGGCAATGTGGTTTACACCAAAGAGCATGCTTTCGGTCTTAACCATTTAATTAATGACATCAGTGCTATCCATATGATGGAGCGCGAAGAAGCTGAGCGCCAACTATTAGATGGCACTTTGGCAGGTAACTGGATTGAAGATACGCTGCCGATTTTTGCAGCCAATCTGCAACAAAATATCAACCGAGCGCTGCAAATGTACATGAGCACGCTACACGCAGAGCGCCCAACAAGCATACTGCTAAGCGGCGGAGCGGCCACTATCGAGCCGTTAGTTGATATTCTAAATCAAGATCTTGGTTTAGAAGTGAATTGCTTTAATCCATTTAGTGGTATGACAATAAACCCTAAATTAGACACAGAGCGCTTACATAAGATTGCGCCGCAATTAGCGATTGCCGCGGGGCTTGCAAGCAGGAGTTTTACACAATGGCACATGTAA
- a CDS encoding type IV pilus secretin PilQ, with translation MAERYIFNKSLNRRVPRWYWLAAAIATLLSLTLVMAPVKAQEPLLVDPQVQARQAQVTTTVTNIDFTQGADRAAITLVSFTGDTPKLQLVESQGKVSVTLANTKLDEDQLVELNVADFGTLVSTIETFEDDNDARIEVNYAGTVVVQNTINDGVLRIEVKAMDAEQQEALESETKYTGDPISLDFQDVPVRQVLQIIAQVNGFNLVTTDTVTGNVTISLSGVPWDQALDMILRVKGLDKRLEGNILLIAPAEELSARETQALQSKKQVSDLAPLQTVNIPVNYAKAAALATILKSTEGGILSDRGGVTVDERTNTILIRDTLASIDEARKMIDALDVPVKQVLIESRMVTVLDNVDEQLGVRWGFSDRQDDNGVSGSIEGAETIAGGVIPTIGDRLNVNLPVASTSAASIGFQVASLVDGTILDLELSALESENKGEIIASPRITVANQHEAYIEQGTEIPYVQATSSGATSVEFKKAVLSLKVTPHITPDNRIILDLVVTQDTRGETVSTSTGDAVAIDTQEIKTQVLVENGETIVLGGIFQQTSSDGVTKVPLFGDLPVVGALFRNTSQLQQKRELLIFVTPKIVTERP, from the coding sequence ATGGCCGAGCGATACATATTCAACAAATCTCTGAATCGTAGAGTACCTCGTTGGTACTGGCTTGCCGCGGCGATCGCTACCTTGCTATCTCTCACACTTGTTATGGCACCGGTTAAGGCACAAGAGCCGCTGTTGGTAGACCCACAAGTGCAAGCGCGTCAGGCGCAAGTCACGACTACAGTCACCAATATCGACTTTACGCAAGGTGCAGACCGCGCGGCAATTACACTGGTTTCATTTACAGGCGATACGCCCAAACTACAGTTAGTTGAGTCACAAGGGAAAGTGTCGGTAACATTGGCCAATACCAAGCTTGATGAGGACCAACTTGTCGAGTTAAATGTGGCTGATTTTGGAACCTTGGTTTCAACTATTGAAACCTTCGAAGATGACAACGACGCACGTATTGAAGTGAATTATGCGGGCACGGTAGTTGTTCAAAATACCATTAACGATGGCGTCCTTAGAATCGAAGTAAAAGCCATGGACGCTGAGCAACAAGAAGCACTTGAGAGCGAAACAAAGTACACGGGCGACCCAATTTCTCTTGATTTTCAAGACGTGCCTGTAAGACAAGTATTGCAGATTATTGCCCAAGTTAATGGTTTTAACCTTGTTACTACCGATACTGTCACAGGCAATGTCACAATATCTTTATCTGGCGTTCCTTGGGATCAAGCACTTGATATGATCCTTCGCGTTAAAGGTCTTGATAAGCGTTTAGAAGGTAACATTCTCCTTATCGCACCTGCAGAAGAATTGTCAGCGCGTGAAACTCAAGCGCTTCAGTCAAAGAAACAAGTGTCTGATTTAGCACCGCTACAAACAGTCAATATCCCCGTAAATTATGCCAAAGCAGCCGCCTTAGCGACTATTTTAAAATCTACTGAAGGCGGTATTTTGTCTGACCGTGGTGGTGTCACCGTAGACGAACGTACCAACACGATCCTTATTCGCGATACCTTGGCTTCAATTGATGAAGCCAGAAAAATGATTGATGCCCTGGACGTCCCTGTAAAACAGGTACTCATAGAAAGCCGTATGGTTACCGTGCTGGACAATGTTGATGAACAACTAGGTGTGCGTTGGGGATTTAGTGATCGTCAAGATGACAATGGCGTATCGGGTTCAATTGAAGGCGCTGAAACTATAGCCGGTGGCGTTATTCCCACAATTGGCGATCGCCTGAACGTTAATCTACCCGTTGCAAGTACGTCAGCAGCAAGCATCGGGTTTCAGGTAGCCAGCTTGGTTGATGGCACTATTTTGGATTTAGAGTTATCTGCACTTGAGTCTGAAAACAAAGGTGAAATTATTGCCAGCCCGCGTATCACTGTAGCCAATCAGCACGAAGCTTACATAGAACAAGGTACTGAGATACCCTATGTTCAGGCAACATCATCAGGCGCAACATCAGTCGAATTCAAAAAAGCGGTACTATCGCTCAAAGTGACACCGCATATTACCCCTGACAACCGTATTATTCTTGATTTGGTTGTGACACAAGATACGCGAGGCGAAACCGTTTCTACATCAACGGGTGATGCCGTTGCCATTGATACTCAAGAAATAAAAACGCAGGTATTGGTGGAAAATGGCGAGACCATTGTACTAGGTGGCATATTCCAGCAGACCAGCTCTGACGGTGTGACAAAAGTACCCCTATTTGGCGATTTGCCAGTCGTGGGCGCGCTATTTAGAAATACCTCTCAGTTACAGCAAAAACGTGAGCTACTTATTTTCGTAACGCCTAAAATTGTAACTGAACGTCCTTAA
- the yghU gene encoding glutathione-dependent disulfide-bond oxidoreductase: MSTTDSYTPPEVWTQDEDDGNKWASINRPVSGATHDKTRNVGEHGLQLYSLATPNGQKVTIMLEELLAAGVNEAEYDAWLINIGEGDQFSSGFVDVNPNSKIPAMVDTTTSPETKLFESGSILVYLAEKFGKFIPTEPQQRTACFNWLFWQVGSAPYLGGGFGHFYSYAPYPMEYPINRFTMETKRQLDVLDKHLANNAFMAGDEFSIADIAIWPWYGNLVLGNLYDAATFLQVHEYKHLLSWAQKIEQREGVKRGRIVNKTWGEDGQLPNRHSASDIDEALANR; encoded by the coding sequence ATGTCAACAACAGACAGTTACACGCCACCTGAAGTTTGGACCCAAGATGAAGATGACGGCAATAAATGGGCTAGTATTAATCGTCCAGTCTCAGGTGCTACGCACGACAAGACGCGCAACGTCGGCGAGCATGGCCTTCAACTATATTCGTTGGCAACGCCAAATGGTCAGAAAGTCACTATAATGCTTGAAGAACTCTTAGCCGCTGGCGTAAATGAAGCTGAGTATGATGCGTGGCTAATTAATATCGGTGAGGGCGATCAGTTTTCTTCAGGTTTTGTTGATGTAAATCCCAATAGTAAAATTCCCGCGATGGTTGATACTACAACGTCACCAGAAACTAAGTTGTTTGAGTCGGGTTCTATTCTTGTCTATTTGGCTGAGAAATTTGGTAAGTTTATTCCAACCGAACCACAGCAAAGAACGGCGTGTTTTAACTGGCTGTTCTGGCAAGTGGGCTCTGCACCGTACTTGGGTGGTGGCTTCGGGCACTTCTATAGTTATGCCCCGTACCCAATGGAATATCCCATTAACCGCTTTACTATGGAAACAAAACGCCAACTTGATGTACTTGATAAACATCTTGCGAATAATGCGTTTATGGCTGGCGACGAATTTTCAATTGCCGACATCGCGATTTGGCCGTGGTATGGCAACCTTGTATTGGGTAATCTCTATGATGCAGCAACATTTTTACAAGTGCACGAGTATAAGCATCTATTAAGTTGGGCACAGAAAATCGAACAGCGTGAGGGTGTTAAACGCGGTCGCATTGTAAACAAAACATGGGGTGAAGACGGTCAACTCCCCAACAGACACAGTGCCAGTGACATCGACGAGGCGCTGGCTAACAGGTAG
- a CDS encoding NAD-dependent malic enzyme: protein MSEDSQRYLYIPHAGPSLLETPLLNKGSAFTARERAAFNLTGLVPPRFETIEEQVERAYMQYSSFDEALNKHIYLRAIQDNNETLFYRLIQKHIDEMMPIIYTPTVGDACEQFSDIYRSSRGLFVSYEERHQLDDIVRNATKRKVKVIVVTDGERILGLGDQGIGGMGIPIGKLSLYTACGGISPAYTLPVMLDVGTNNEKLLNDPMYMGARHPRIGQEEYDEFVDMFIKAVKRRWPDVMIQFEDFAQPNAMPLLNRYRNEVCCFNDDIQGTAAVTLGTILAACRTKQQKLSEMKVVFVGAGSAGCGIAEMLIQQMVFEGISDEQARKQVFMIDRFGLVTEGMEGLRDFQQKLQQKTEDLADWTFSGDYASLLDVMHCAQPDVLIGVSGQPGLFTEQVIRAMKQSCELPIIFPLSNPSRQVEARPEQVIEWTDGEVIIATGSPFKPVEYNGKIFPIAQCNNSYIFPGIGLGVVAAKAKLISDEMLMAASNALAAASPLVNTGEGSLLPPLGAIAQLSRDIAFEVARVAMEQGLALEMSDEALRESIERNFWKAEYRPYKRVSI from the coding sequence ATGTCAGAAGATTCACAGCGATATCTTTATATTCCTCATGCCGGCCCTTCGTTGCTGGAAACGCCCCTACTGAATAAAGGCAGCGCATTTACCGCACGAGAGCGCGCTGCTTTTAACCTTACAGGCCTTGTCCCACCTCGTTTTGAAACCATCGAAGAGCAGGTGGAACGCGCTTACATGCAGTACAGCAGCTTTGATGAGGCGCTCAATAAGCACATTTATTTACGCGCAATTCAAGATAATAACGAAACCTTATTCTATCGTCTTATTCAAAAGCATATTGATGAGATGATGCCCATTATCTATACCCCAACAGTGGGTGATGCGTGTGAGCAGTTCTCTGATATCTATCGCAGTTCCCGCGGCTTGTTCGTGTCGTATGAAGAGCGTCATCAGCTAGATGATATCGTGCGCAATGCGACAAAGCGCAAAGTGAAAGTGATTGTTGTGACTGACGGCGAGCGAATTTTAGGTTTGGGTGACCAAGGTATTGGCGGTATGGGGATCCCCATTGGTAAGTTGTCACTATACACCGCATGCGGAGGAATTAGTCCAGCCTACACCTTACCAGTGATGCTTGATGTGGGTACCAACAACGAGAAACTATTAAACGACCCTATGTATATGGGCGCGCGACATCCTCGTATTGGACAAGAAGAATACGACGAATTTGTCGATATGTTTATCAAAGCAGTAAAACGTCGTTGGCCTGACGTTATGATTCAGTTTGAGGACTTTGCACAGCCTAATGCCATGCCGCTGCTTAATCGTTACCGCAATGAAGTATGTTGCTTCAACGACGACATTCAAGGTACGGCAGCAGTAACACTAGGTACAATTTTAGCGGCATGTCGCACCAAGCAACAAAAGCTGAGTGAAATGAAAGTGGTATTTGTTGGTGCGGGCTCGGCTGGTTGCGGCATTGCTGAAATGCTTATTCAGCAAATGGTGTTTGAAGGCATTAGTGATGAGCAAGCGCGCAAACAAGTATTTATGATTGACCGTTTTGGTCTGGTTACTGAAGGCATGGAAGGGTTGCGTGACTTCCAACAAAAACTTCAGCAGAAGACAGAAGACTTAGCTGACTGGACCTTTAGTGGCGACTATGCCTCACTGTTAGACGTCATGCACTGTGCGCAACCAGATGTACTGATTGGTGTTTCAGGTCAACCAGGTTTGTTTACTGAGCAAGTGATCCGCGCAATGAAGCAGTCTTGCGAATTACCCATCATCTTCCCACTAAGTAATCCGTCTAGACAAGTTGAGGCACGCCCTGAACAAGTTATTGAATGGACCGATGGTGAAGTCATCATTGCAACGGGAAGCCCATTTAAGCCAGTTGAGTACAACGGCAAAATATTCCCGATTGCTCAGTGCAATAATTCCTATATCTTCCCTGGTATTGGTTTAGGTGTTGTAGCAGCAAAAGCAAAATTAATAAGCGACGAAATGTTGATGGCGGCAAGCAATGCACTAGCAGCTGCATCACCATTGGTGAATACTGGCGAGGGTTCTTTACTACCGCCATTAGGCGCCATTGCACAGCTAAGCAGAGACATTGCCTTTGAAGTTGCTAGAGTCGCTATGGAGCAAGGGTTGGCACTTGAAATGTCTGACGAAGCATTGCGCGAAAGTATTGAGCGTAATTTCTGGAAGGCGGAATACCGACCGTATAAACGTGTGAGTATTTAA